The proteins below are encoded in one region of Bremerella sp. P1:
- the rpsO gene encoding 30S ribosomal protein S15 — protein MSITKEKKNDAIQDFQRGGEDTGSPEVQIAILTSRINSLTEHMKKHHKDYATRRGLLAMVSRRRRLLDYLKRHDPQKYLDMLARLGIRK, from the coding sequence ATGTCGATTACCAAAGAAAAGAAGAACGATGCCATCCAGGATTTCCAACGTGGTGGCGAGGACACGGGTTCCCCGGAAGTTCAGATTGCGATTTTGACCAGTCGCATCAACAGCCTGACGGAGCACATGAAGAAGCACCACAAGGACTACGCGACGCGTCGCGGGTTGCTTGCCATGGTGAGTCGTCGTCGTCGCCTGCTCGATTATCTGAAGCGGCACGACCCCCAGAAGTATCTGGATATGCTGGCACGGCTTGGTATTCGTAAGTAG